A region of Vitis vinifera cultivar Pinot Noir 40024 chromosome 13, ASM3070453v1 DNA encodes the following proteins:
- the LOC100267220 gene encoding zinc transporter 6, chloroplastic, whose translation MACVPRTTAPSWSCQDSEASAELKLIVMAVMLGTSIVSISSPLIFSHFIHWKPIHSKLLLAIKCLAAGVILSISLVHVLPRSFDSLSDCQVVSLRPWKDLPFSGIVPIIGAVTALLVDIMQSCYGNDKSSHYAPVKTHEDSSSDGKKTVTTQFEMGIMGWHDRQAEEMAKLKQRLVAQVLEIGVVFYPVIIGLMTGVSHNLCTVKALVAALVLHHFFEGIELGGCMAQAGLNFGTTAYMCIVFSVTAPIGMVLGMILYTATGYEPRSANALIMEGISGSLASGILLYMAFVKFTAVEFFYSKVMMGSRPWMKKLCFFLFVVGCASMAFLIIWV comes from the exons ATGGCTTGTGTGCCAAGGACCACTGCACCATCATGGTCATGCCAAGACAGTGAAGCCTCTGCAGAGCTCAAGCTCATAGTGATGGCTGTAATGCTTGGAACCAGCATTGTGAGCATCTCTTCACCTTtgattttctctcatttcattcACTGGAAGCCCATTCACAGTAAACTTCTTCTAGCTATCAAATGCTTGGCAGCTGGTGTAATTCTCTCTATTTCACTTGTCCATGTCCTTCCTCGTTCATTTGATTCCCTCTCCGACTGCCAAGTCGTGTCCCTCCGTCCATGGAAGGACTTACCCTTCTCGGGTATTGTTCCGATCATCGGAGCAGTCACGGCATTGCTGGTGGATATCATGCAGAGTTGTTATGGGAATGATAAGAGCAGTCACTATGCGCCCGTGAAGACACACGAGGATTCTTCTTCTGATGGGAAGAAAACTGTGACTACTCAATTTGAAATGGGGATAATGGGGTGGCATGATCGGCAAGCGGAGGAGATGGCGAAACTGAAGCAGAGGCTGGTTGCTCAAGTTTTGGAGATTGGGGTAGTGTTCTACCCGGTGATTATAGGGCTGATGACGGGAGTTTCTCACAACCTTTGCACCGTAAAAGCTCTGGTTGCTGCCCTGGTGCTTCACCATTTCTTTGAAGGAATAGAGCTAGGTGGCTGCATGGCACAG GCAGGCTTGAACTTCGGAACAACAGCATATATGTGCATCGTGTTTTCAGTAACTGCACCAATTGGGATGGTTTTGGGCATGATATTATATACAGCCACTGGTTATGAGCCCAGAAGCGCCAATGCCTTGATCATGGAAGGAATATCGGGGTCTCTAGCGTCTGGCATACTGCTATACATGGCGTTTGTCAAATTTACAGCGGTTGAATTCTTCTACAGCAAGGTGATGATGGGGTCTAGGCCATGGATGAAGAAGCTgtgcttctttctttttgttgttgGGTGTGCTTCTATGGCATTTCTCATCATCTGGGTCTGA